A single region of the Arthrobacter sp. zg-Y820 genome encodes:
- a CDS encoding PP2C family serine/threonine-protein phosphatase, whose translation MALVLNYAARSDVGMVRLKNDDSAYVGRYLAVVADGMGGHAGGNVASASTVLDLVHLDSGTHDDEPLTVLADEIQAANSLLSELVTTSPQLSGMGTTVTALLLNENRFAFAHIGDSRAYRLKNGVFEQISIDHTFVQRLIDEGRLRPDEAEVHPHKNVLMRVLGDVDASPELDLATFEVEAGEKWLLCSDGLTAVLRDSDIEAVLRETRDLQRCVDILVELTLAGGSPDNVTVAVVEITEVPDDSVLPLESSSAARSALSAGSSLQAAVHERATDAGDARDLPAGTGDDDGLDDALGDQPIRADLIRQDLSSRPHILVGAASLATETGQIPIVTKRTAERRAARLLTHKAAPETDPAPDQDPPKQRRWLVPAILALITVLLAAVLWVGYTWTQTRYYVGASDNNVAIYNGVSQSLGPIRLSTVTERTDIPVDSLPEYQRNRVEGTIPAKDLLHAEQIVEDLRGTAQASACEPAPNTPAKAGAASTPTASASPSAAAKPAATPDDCGGQK comes from the coding sequence GTGGCCCTGGTGCTCAACTACGCAGCACGGTCCGATGTGGGCATGGTTCGTTTGAAGAATGACGATTCCGCCTATGTCGGCCGCTATCTTGCCGTCGTCGCCGACGGCATGGGCGGTCATGCCGGCGGCAATGTTGCGTCTGCCTCCACAGTTCTGGACCTGGTCCATCTGGACAGCGGAACGCACGACGACGAACCCCTCACCGTCCTCGCGGATGAAATCCAGGCCGCGAACTCCCTCCTCTCCGAGCTGGTGACCACGAGCCCGCAGCTGTCCGGAATGGGCACAACCGTCACCGCCCTGCTGCTGAACGAGAACCGCTTCGCTTTCGCCCATATCGGGGATTCGCGGGCCTACCGGCTGAAAAACGGCGTCTTCGAGCAGATCAGCATCGACCACACCTTCGTCCAACGACTGATTGACGAGGGCCGGCTGCGTCCCGACGAAGCTGAAGTCCATCCGCACAAAAACGTCCTCATGCGCGTCCTCGGCGATGTGGATGCCAGCCCGGAACTTGACCTGGCAACCTTCGAGGTGGAAGCCGGAGAGAAGTGGCTCCTGTGTTCCGACGGTCTCACGGCCGTCCTGCGGGACTCCGACATCGAGGCCGTGCTCCGGGAGACCAGGGACCTCCAGCGCTGCGTCGACATTCTGGTCGAACTCACCCTCGCGGGCGGGTCACCGGACAACGTGACGGTGGCGGTAGTTGAGATCACCGAGGTTCCCGATGATTCCGTTCTTCCCCTGGAGTCCTCCTCAGCGGCCCGGAGCGCGCTGTCCGCCGGCTCGTCGCTGCAGGCGGCCGTCCACGAACGGGCGACCGACGCCGGCGACGCGCGGGACCTCCCGGCCGGAACCGGCGACGACGACGGCTTGGACGACGCCCTCGGCGATCAACCGATCCGTGCCGACCTCATCCGGCAGGACCTTTCCTCCCGCCCGCACATCCTGGTGGGGGCGGCCTCCCTCGCCACCGAGACCGGGCAGATCCCCATCGTCACCAAGCGGACGGCCGAACGCCGCGCCGCGCGCCTGCTCACCCACAAAGCCGCGCCCGAAACGGACCCGGCACCGGACCAGGACCCGCCCAAGCAGCGCCGCTGGCTGGTCCCCGCCATCCTGGCCCTGATAACGGTCCTGCTGGCAGCCGTCCTCTGGGTCGGCTACACCTGGACCCAGACGCGCTACTACGTTGGAGCGAGCGACAACAACGTCGCCATCTACAACGGCGTCTCGCAGTCGCTGGGCCCGATCCGGCTGTCCACCGTCACTGAACGGACCGACATCCCCGTCGACAGCCTGCCCGAATACCAGCGCAACCGGGTCGAAGGCACGATTCCTGCCAAGGACCTGCTCCATGCCGAGCAAATCGTCGAGGATCTCAGGGGAACGGCCCAGGCAAGCGCCTGCGAGCCCGCTCCGAACACTCCCGCCAAAGCCGGCGCGGCCTCCACACCCACGGCATCCGCCAGCCCGTCGGCGGCCGCGAAGCCTGCTGCCACTCCGGATGACTGCGGAGGGCAGAAATAA
- a CDS encoding DUF3662 and FHA domain-containing protein, which translates to MGLLDNVERGIEKVVRGAFSSGSSGRVEPLELAIAMRRELDERSFTVGQGRTLAPNVFTARLSDADFKRAQEWGAPLAEELCDVVIKHARSQSYTLQGPVRVSFTRDSALKPGVLEVDSSTEKAGAPAPRQVTPPSPRQGPGRMQPVLDIDGQRYSLNAPSVVLGRSSEADILVDDTGVSRRHLEIRTENGVSRAIDLGSTNGSFVNGQKVQGEADLTDGSTIAMGRTRITFRLLPVRAGGR; encoded by the coding sequence GTGCGCGGTGCCTTCTCCTCGGGCTCATCCGGCCGAGTGGAACCCCTGGAGCTGGCCATCGCCATGCGGCGCGAACTCGATGAACGCTCCTTCACCGTGGGTCAGGGGCGCACGCTGGCACCGAACGTCTTTACTGCCCGGCTGTCCGACGCCGATTTCAAGCGCGCCCAGGAATGGGGCGCACCGCTGGCCGAGGAGCTGTGCGACGTCGTCATCAAGCACGCCAGGAGCCAGTCCTACACTCTCCAGGGACCGGTCCGCGTGTCCTTCACGCGCGACTCGGCACTGAAGCCCGGCGTCCTCGAGGTGGATTCCTCAACGGAAAAGGCCGGGGCACCCGCTCCGCGCCAGGTAACCCCGCCCAGCCCGCGCCAGGGCCCGGGTCGGATGCAGCCCGTTTTGGACATTGACGGCCAACGGTATTCACTGAATGCTCCGTCGGTTGTTCTCGGCCGGTCCTCCGAGGCGGATATCCTCGTTGATGACACCGGCGTTTCCCGCCGGCATCTGGAAATCCGCACCGAAAATGGTGTCAGCCGCGCCATCGACCTCGGTTCCACAAACGGAAGCTTCGTCAACGGCCAAAAAGTACAAGGGGAAGCAGATCTTACGGATGGTTCCACTATTGCCATGGGTCGCACCCGAATTACGTTCCGGCTCCTTCCGGTTCGGGCCGGGGGACGTTAG
- a CDS encoding FtsW/RodA/SpoVE family cell cycle protein codes for MSDVLTVPKSRRNIEAVLLLLALAVGVGANMVVGLDQDRAFDSDFWTQGATLVGLVLVFHIVLRFRAKYADPVILPIVTALNGIGLAMIHRLDIAMDDNAADRQLLWSAVAVAAAVAVLFLIKDHRILRRYTYISLIVSAILLLLPLTPLGLEINGARIWINVGIGTFQPGEIAKITLAIFFAGYLSTNRDLILLAGRKVGPLQLPRFKDLGPMMAAWIVSIGVLVFQRDLGSSILFFGLFMAMIYVATSRVSWVLIGLALLGAGGYVAMQLFSHVGLRIDGWLNAFDPEVYTRIGGGSYQVVQGLYGLASGGLIGTGLGQGRPDLVTYANSDMIIAALGEELGLIGIFAIVLLYVLLVSRGFRAALGTRDGFGKLLACGLSFTIALQCFVVIGGVTRLIPLTGLTTPFMSAGGSSLLANWIIVALLLLISEAARRPAATGPLTGPMVPAMQESPVGSVQRKSKREQEVSGS; via the coding sequence ATGAGTGACGTACTGACAGTTCCCAAATCACGGCGCAACATCGAAGCCGTGCTCCTGCTGCTCGCCCTGGCCGTCGGTGTCGGCGCCAACATGGTGGTCGGCCTGGACCAGGACCGGGCCTTCGACTCCGATTTCTGGACGCAGGGCGCCACCCTGGTGGGCCTGGTCCTGGTCTTCCACATCGTGCTGCGGTTCCGGGCCAAATATGCCGATCCGGTAATACTTCCCATCGTGACGGCGCTCAACGGCATCGGCCTCGCCATGATTCACCGGCTGGACATCGCCATGGACGACAACGCGGCCGACCGGCAGCTGCTCTGGAGCGCCGTGGCCGTGGCCGCCGCCGTCGCCGTCCTGTTCCTGATCAAGGACCACCGGATCCTGCGCCGCTACACGTACATTTCGCTCATCGTCAGCGCCATTCTGCTGCTGCTGCCGCTGACCCCGCTGGGCCTGGAAATCAATGGCGCCCGGATCTGGATCAACGTCGGCATCGGCACCTTCCAGCCCGGTGAAATCGCCAAGATCACGCTGGCCATATTCTTCGCGGGGTATCTTTCCACCAACCGTGACCTGATCCTGCTGGCCGGGCGCAAGGTCGGCCCGCTGCAGCTCCCCCGCTTCAAGGACCTCGGCCCCATGATGGCGGCCTGGATTGTCAGCATCGGCGTGCTTGTCTTCCAGCGCGACCTCGGCTCCTCCATCCTGTTCTTCGGCCTCTTCATGGCGATGATCTATGTCGCCACCAGCCGGGTCAGCTGGGTGCTGATCGGCCTCGCCCTGCTCGGAGCCGGCGGTTATGTCGCCATGCAGCTGTTCAGCCACGTCGGTCTGCGGATCGACGGCTGGCTGAATGCCTTCGACCCGGAGGTGTACACCCGAATCGGCGGCGGAAGCTACCAGGTGGTGCAGGGCCTGTACGGGCTCGCCAGCGGCGGGCTCATCGGCACCGGGCTCGGCCAGGGCCGGCCGGACCTGGTCACCTATGCGAACTCCGACATGATCATCGCCGCGCTGGGCGAGGAACTGGGCCTGATCGGCATCTTCGCGATCGTGCTGCTCTACGTCCTGCTGGTGTCCCGCGGCTTCCGCGCCGCATTGGGCACCCGCGACGGATTCGGAAAGCTGCTCGCCTGCGGCCTGTCCTTCACCATTGCCCTGCAGTGCTTCGTGGTGATCGGAGGCGTCACCCGCCTGATTCCGCTCACCGGCCTGACCACGCCGTTCATGTCCGCGGGCGGCTCCTCACTGCTGGCCAACTGGATCATCGTGGCGCTGCTGCTGCTGATCTCCGAGGCGGCCCGCCGCCCGGCGGCCACCGGTCCGCTGACCGGCCCAATGGTGCCGGCCATGCAGGAATCACCGGTGGGATCAGTCCAGCGCAAGTCCAAGAGGGAACAGGAGGTAAGCGGCTCATGA
- a CDS encoding FHA domain-containing protein: MVVSVVGAIRRDLVVGSRNRTGTPSARQVRRNPALEKQVPAPAKAPARQVVVTEGPLRGTTLELASSPILLGRAQEATLVLEDDYASGRHARLFPQGSRWFIEDLGSTNGTFLGGSQLTRALPVEPGVPIRIGKTVLELRP; this comes from the coding sequence ATGGTCGTCAGTGTTGTCGGTGCTATCCGCCGCGATCTGGTGGTCGGCAGCCGCAACCGGACCGGTACGCCCAGCGCGCGGCAGGTCCGCCGAAATCCGGCCCTGGAGAAGCAGGTTCCCGCTCCGGCAAAGGCCCCCGCGCGCCAGGTGGTCGTGACCGAGGGACCCTTGCGCGGCACCACCCTGGAACTGGCCTCCAGCCCGATTCTGCTGGGACGCGCCCAGGAAGCCACGCTCGTGCTGGAGGACGACTATGCCTCCGGCCGCCACGCCCGCTTGTTCCCCCAGGGCAGCCGCTGGTTCATCGAGGACCTCGGCTCCACCAACGGCACCTTCCTCGGCGGCAGCCAGCTGACGCGTGCCCTGCCGGTGGAACCGGGAGTTCCCATCCGCATCGGTAAGACGGTCCTTGAGTTGAGGCCATAG
- a CDS encoding penicillin-binding protein 2 encodes MNQAIRNSWIVALAMFVLILGSLTYVQFFAAEELNADPNNNRTIYQNFGQNRGSILVDGAPIAESVPSDDEFNYQRVYHQPELYSQLTGYFSLTAGVTQLESVMDEELTGTSDQQFFDRLVQVFSGNQPQGASVELTIDSQLQEMAYDLIPEGQKGSIVMMDPKTGNILAMVSKPSYDTNLLAGHDTTVVEQNMQELLTVDGLSPYRNAATQSLLAPGSVFKLVDAAAALESGKYNADTLIDNPNELPLPGTNISLPNYTNGNCSVRSEATIGFALEQSCNTVFAQIAWDLGEEAIASQAEKFGFNEALSLPERGMYEVAPSGFPTGMDQAQLAQASIGQYSVTATPLEIAMMSSAIANNGVQMTPNLVRNVRAADLSIIDEPEPEVLNTSVSPETARQLTDWMVGVVDNGTASAAQVPGFKVAGKTGTAEVEGKGDNAWFTGFAPADDPEVVISIVMEDVDLTTGSQLTTPSAQKLLEAVLNK; translated from the coding sequence ATGAATCAAGCCATCCGCAACAGCTGGATCGTGGCCCTGGCCATGTTTGTCCTCATTCTTGGGTCACTGACCTACGTCCAGTTTTTTGCTGCCGAAGAGCTCAACGCCGATCCGAACAACAACCGCACCATCTACCAGAACTTCGGCCAGAACCGGGGATCGATTTTGGTTGATGGGGCTCCGATCGCCGAATCGGTGCCCTCTGACGACGAGTTCAACTACCAGCGCGTTTATCACCAGCCGGAGCTGTATTCCCAGCTGACCGGGTACTTCTCCCTGACGGCCGGAGTCACGCAGCTGGAAAGCGTCATGGACGAGGAACTGACCGGAACCAGTGACCAGCAGTTCTTCGACCGTCTGGTGCAGGTCTTTTCCGGCAACCAGCCGCAGGGCGCCTCCGTTGAACTGACGATCGATTCCCAGCTGCAGGAAATGGCTTACGACCTGATCCCCGAGGGGCAGAAGGGCTCCATCGTCATGATGGATCCGAAGACCGGAAACATTCTGGCCATGGTGTCCAAGCCCAGCTATGACACCAACCTTCTGGCCGGGCACGACACCACGGTCGTGGAGCAGAACATGCAGGAACTGCTCACCGTCGATGGCCTCTCCCCCTACCGCAACGCCGCGACCCAGTCGTTACTGGCCCCCGGCTCGGTGTTCAAGCTGGTGGATGCCGCCGCTGCCCTCGAGTCCGGCAAGTACAACGCCGATACCCTCATCGACAACCCGAACGAGCTGCCGTTGCCGGGCACCAATATCTCCCTGCCGAACTACACCAACGGCAATTGCAGCGTACGGTCCGAGGCAACCATCGGGTTCGCCCTGGAGCAGTCCTGCAACACCGTTTTCGCCCAAATCGCTTGGGACCTCGGTGAAGAGGCAATTGCGTCGCAGGCCGAGAAGTTCGGGTTCAACGAAGCGCTGAGCCTCCCCGAGCGCGGCATGTACGAAGTGGCACCCAGCGGCTTCCCCACGGGAATGGACCAGGCCCAGCTGGCGCAGGCTTCCATCGGCCAGTACAGCGTCACCGCAACCCCCCTGGAAATCGCCATGATGTCGTCCGCCATCGCGAACAACGGCGTGCAGATGACGCCCAATCTTGTCCGGAATGTCCGTGCCGCCGACCTGTCGATCATCGACGAGCCGGAGCCGGAAGTCCTGAACACCTCCGTAAGTCCGGAAACCGCCCGCCAGCTCACCGACTGGATGGTGGGCGTCGTGGACAACGGCACCGCCTCCGCGGCGCAGGTTCCGGGCTTCAAAGTGGCCGGCAAGACCGGCACAGCGGAAGTGGAGGGCAAGGGCGACAACGCCTGGTTCACCGGTTTCGCTCCGGCTGACGACCCCGAAGTGGTCATCTCCATCGTCATGGAAGACGTGGACCTGACCACCGGATCCCAACTGACCACTCCAAGCGCGCAGAAACTCCTAGAGGCGGTGTTAAATAAGTGA